A window from Candidatus Omnitrophota bacterium encodes these proteins:
- a CDS encoding polysaccharide biosynthesis tyrosine autokinase, translating into MFSSRHYLRVIFSRLGLIASIIALFGILAVFQFFYAPKVYRTNARFMIKEKTAVSETGRVSSNVISFLRSKDMAEKVSEQLGYPDAESLLQMTRISASREDPDIINITVEGRNPEKITGVANTWIREFMKVSTDSRVDKDFNITEIRVIDKANVPIAPTNRKMRKIIYIMMLGVVVAIGISFFLEYMDHTLRTPNGVELYAKMPYLGSIPPALQEDRQRKDINRIVEVKPQRLMAEAFRNVKVAMLFNSPGEIEMAAMIVTSSAIAEGKTFIASNLALTFARAGDPTLLIDADMQKGMLEKDYKIKTEKGLSSFLTETASLEEVIMPTDIPNLSIIPSGPYQDNPEPLLTPDKVEEIVRATKTKFKRIFIDVPSILGSNEILSWSDKCDGIIYIIGSGFTPLEDVLAAKNKILGKKARIIGSVLNNVAIENDFCYYYRYCQFYLKNKFQRPPEARGQA; encoded by the coding sequence ATGTTTTCGTCCAGGCATTATTTGAGGGTCATATTCAGCAGGCTGGGGCTCATAGCTTCGATTATCGCACTTTTCGGAATACTTGCCGTTTTCCAGTTCTTCTACGCGCCCAAAGTTTACCGTACTAACGCCAGGTTCATGATCAAAGAAAAGACCGCCGTCTCCGAAACCGGACGCGTAAGTTCAAATGTCATCAGTTTTCTTCGGTCCAAAGATATGGCAGAAAAGGTGTCCGAACAACTTGGCTATCCTGATGCAGAATCTCTTCTTCAGATGACCCGCATTTCTGCTTCTCGGGAAGATCCCGATATTATTAATATTACCGTGGAGGGGAGAAATCCCGAAAAGATCACAGGTGTCGCCAACACCTGGATCCGTGAGTTCATGAAGGTGTCCACTGACTCGCGAGTCGATAAGGATTTTAATATCACCGAGATTAGAGTGATAGACAAGGCGAATGTCCCGATCGCTCCAACTAACCGGAAAATGAGGAAGATAATCTACATAATGATGTTGGGAGTTGTGGTCGCGATCGGCATAAGCTTTTTTCTGGAATACATGGACCATACCTTAAGAACCCCGAACGGCGTCGAACTTTATGCCAAAATGCCGTATTTGGGTTCCATTCCGCCTGCATTGCAGGAGGACAGGCAGCGCAAGGACATAAACCGGATCGTCGAAGTCAAACCCCAGAGATTGATGGCCGAAGCATTCAGGAATGTGAAGGTCGCGATGCTTTTTAATTCGCCCGGAGAAATAGAGATGGCCGCCATGATCGTTACCAGCTCCGCCATAGCGGAAGGGAAGACCTTTATCGCCTCCAATCTTGCATTGACTTTTGCCCGGGCGGGGGACCCGACCCTTCTTATAGATGCGGACATGCAGAAAGGCATGCTGGAAAAAGATTATAAGATAAAGACCGAAAAGGGCTTGAGTTCTTTCTTGACAGAGACAGCCTCCCTGGAAGAGGTCATTATGCCCACTGATATTCCCAATTTATCGATCATACCATCAGGGCCTTACCAGGATAATCCGGAACCTTTACTGACACCGGATAAGGTCGAAGAAATCGTACGCGCAACGAAAACCAAGTTCAAAAGGATATTTATCGATGTTCCGTCGATCCTTGGCTCGAATGAAATACTTTCATGGTCGGATAAATGCGACGGCATAATCTACATAATTGGTTCAGGGTTTACGCCTCTTGAAGATGTTCTGGCCGCAAAAAACAAGATCTTGGGCAAAAAGGCACGTATTATCGGCTCTGTCCTGAACAATGTGGCCATAGAGAATGACTTTTGCTATTATTACCGTTATTGCCAGTTTTACCTTAAGAATAAATTCCAGCGTCCCCCAGAGGCCAGGGGACAGGCATAA
- a CDS encoding polysaccharide biosynthesis tyrosine autokinase: MRPLQRLQGINLRGYLNIFRKNMVILLGITILLTLFGAFLDLASPRIYETKSAILVANPSGRLPLAYLLNSEMLANRVGRRLDLKQPSPKLLRSVKATLVKHGNIVRIEVKGTDPDRIKRIATYWAREFVNLVKRKIANTDMAATMPDIHIIPAEKVKKVSKGEKTMFFFGIGLFFGIIGAVLREMLDPRLKKGKEVEEATKMPFLGFVPSGQKENATEKELDLISYIRPDSLVAESFRNIKTSMILASRKALPMKTLIVTSSLSDEGRTFIASNLAIQFAKNDKKVLILDASSKRGRLGESLAVEQRLEVTILGLSDVLYGKCSLEEAIARTPVPGLMLLESGTLAEKPEELIYVIRFQSILNELQKNFDHIIIDGASLSGSDAILNWVDASDGIMFVIGAEITGIKDIKAARQKLSKRYNKVIGAILNSVWSEKNLDDYFRDFQSFLGKSPKEQ; the protein is encoded by the coding sequence ATGAGACCCTTACAAAGACTTCAGGGTATCAATTTAAGAGGTTATCTGAATATATTCCGGAAGAATATGGTTATTTTGCTGGGGATAACCATTCTGCTAACATTGTTCGGCGCTTTCCTTGATCTTGCCAGCCCCCGTATCTATGAAACAAAATCAGCTATATTGGTAGCGAATCCTTCGGGCAGACTTCCTCTTGCATACCTGCTTAACAGTGAGATGTTGGCCAATAGGGTGGGTAGGAGGCTGGATCTAAAGCAGCCTTCACCAAAACTTCTTCGTTCGGTAAAGGCCACACTGGTTAAACATGGGAATATCGTGAGGATCGAGGTAAAAGGGACTGATCCCGATAGGATAAAACGTATTGCCACTTACTGGGCACGTGAGTTCGTAAATCTTGTCAAAAGAAAAATAGCGAATACCGATATGGCAGCTACAATGCCGGATATACATATTATACCTGCCGAAAAGGTGAAGAAAGTTTCGAAAGGCGAAAAGACCATGTTCTTTTTCGGGATCGGCTTGTTTTTCGGCATAATCGGAGCAGTACTTCGAGAGATGCTGGACCCCCGTCTTAAAAAGGGGAAAGAGGTGGAAGAAGCGACCAAAATGCCTTTTCTGGGATTCGTCCCGTCCGGTCAGAAAGAAAATGCTACGGAAAAAGAATTAGACCTGATCTCATACATCAGACCCGATTCACTCGTCGCGGAATCCTTCCGGAACATCAAAACGTCCATGATATTGGCTTCTCGAAAAGCTTTACCGATGAAAACCCTTATAGTTACAAGCTCGCTATCGGACGAGGGTCGTACGTTTATCGCGTCCAATCTCGCCATTCAGTTCGCCAAAAACGATAAAAAGGTCCTTATCCTGGATGCGTCTTCCAAGAGGGGGCGGTTGGGGGAGAGTTTAGCTGTTGAGCAAAGACTCGAGGTTACGATACTGGGTCTCAGCGATGTTCTCTACGGAAAATGCTCGCTCGAGGAAGCCATAGCAAGAACACCCGTACCTGGTCTTATGTTACTTGAATCCGGAACTCTGGCGGAAAAACCCGAAGAACTTATATATGTGATCAGGTTCCAGAGCATCTTAAACGAGCTTCAGAAGAACTTTGATCACATCATAATTGACGGAGCATCATTATCAGGCTCCGATGCTATCCTCAACTGGGTCGATGCCAGCGACGGGATTATGTTCGTGATAGGTGCCGAAATAACAGGCATAAAAGATATAAAAGCAGCTAGACAAAAGCTCAGTAAACGGTACAATAAAGTTATAGGCGCCATATTGAACAGCGTGTGGTCGGAAAAGAATCTTGAT
- a CDS encoding septal ring lytic transglycosylase RlpA family protein encodes MLIILFAALDSFAVGVLPDPGECLMEGIASWYSESSPGINETTANMERFDHDKLTCAAWNIPFNTMLEVTNLSNGKSVLVRVNDRGPAERYCTEGRVIDLTIGAFARIEDPQKGLAPVEVRIAE; translated from the coding sequence ATGCTCATAATTCTCTTTGCGGCACTTGATTCATTTGCCGTGGGTGTTTTGCCTGACCCGGGGGAATGCCTCATGGAGGGGATTGCATCGTGGTATTCTGAAAGCTCACCCGGAATAAACGAGACCACGGCTAATATGGAAAGATTTGATCATGATAAACTGACATGCGCTGCATGGAACATACCTTTTAATACCATGCTTGAGGTGACAAATCTTTCGAACGGCAAAAGTGTGCTTGTCAGAGTGAATGACAGAGGCCCCGCCGAAAGATATTGCACAGAAGGAAGAGTTATCGACCTTACTATCGGCGCTTTTGCGAGAATTGAGGATCCACAGAAGGGTCTTGCCCCCGTTGAAGTGCGTATCGCAGAATGA
- a CDS encoding LysM peptidoglycan-binding domain-containing protein, whose translation MILKRYHIATVILTASLSLFLSSCATRAPKTTDSMISYESPGTAVHHRGAVYHSVAPGETLWRISKMYDVDIETIRKTNRIYDVRDIEIGTRLRIPGAVKRRHVITLYPSHKWKYIIIHHSATDIGNSEHFNTAHLNRGWRGVGYHFVIDNGTCGKDNGQIETSPRWLKQENGAHCKADRMNERGIGICLVGNFSKERVSPAQMGSLVYLVNKLRKYYHIPKDHIIGHGQVRGANTECPGKKFPWKNFYSRLGR comes from the coding sequence ATGATACTCAAACGTTATCATATAGCGACAGTTATATTAACAGCTTCTCTCAGTCTATTTTTGTCTTCCTGTGCCACGCGCGCGCCGAAAACCACAGATTCAATGATCTCCTACGAAAGCCCAGGAACGGCTGTTCACCACAGGGGGGCGGTCTATCATTCCGTTGCTCCCGGAGAAACCCTTTGGCGAATATCCAAAATGTACGATGTTGATATCGAAACCATCCGCAAGACCAACCGGATCTATGATGTCAGGGATATCGAGATAGGCACACGCTTGAGGATACCGGGTGCTGTAAAAAGAAGGCATGTTATTACATTATATCCCAGCCACAAATGGAAATATATAATCATTCATCACAGTGCCACTGATATCGGCAATTCTGAGCATTTCAATACGGCTCATCTCAATCGCGGCTGGAGGGGGGTCGGTTATCATTTTGTAATAGATAACGGTACCTGCGGAAAGGATAACGGACAGATAGAAACCTCTCCTCGATGGTTAAAACAGGAGAATGGAGCACATTGCAAAGCTGACCGAATGAACGAAAGGGGCATCGGCATATGCCTTGTGGGCAACTTTTCTAAAGAAAGGGTTTCTCCAGCCCAAATGGGCTCGCTTGTTTATCTCGTAAACAAACTCAGAAAATATTATCACATCCCCAAAGACCATATCATTGGTCACGGCCAGGTGAGGGGGGCGAACACCGAATGTCCCGGCAAAAAGTTCCCCTGGAAAAACTTTTATTCGAGACTGGGCAGGTAA
- a CDS encoding DUF134 domain-containing protein, with amino-acid sequence MTIRLKGRPRKKKIIHDQPRIDHFSPRGRPGRPDETTITMEEYESIRLQDYLGMQQKKAAEMMGISQQSFSRIVRDARKKVSDALVNAKIIRIEGGDYVDKRSMEIAKKLKRVS; translated from the coding sequence ATGACCATACGTTTAAAGGGAAGACCAAGAAAAAAGAAAATCATCCACGATCAGCCCAGGATTGATCATTTCAGTCCGAGGGGAAGACCTGGACGCCCGGATGAGACTACAATCACCATGGAAGAGTATGAATCCATCCGGTTGCAGGATTATCTCGGCATGCAACAAAAAAAGGCCGCGGAGATGATGGGTATTTCCCAGCAGTCCTTCAGTCGTATCGTCCGGGATGCGCGCAAGAAAGTATCCGATGCGCTTGTTAACGCCAAGATCATCAGGATCGAGGGCGGCGACTATGTCGATAAACGTTCCATGGAGATTGCCAAGAAACTGAAGCGAGTTTCATAA
- a CDS encoding cation diffusion facilitator family transporter — translation MMPKHEVYMLRATFVSLICNIILVLIKGTALAVVNSLAIAVDLGISFVGLTVSVILYYSIKLANRPADLVHNYGYGKVENVCEALEGIVLIGIALAMSSQAITHFVHPKHVNMPTVGLVSSFINATINFGGAYYIIKMARKSHSPAIQAEGLHYRLEGMISGIIALSFMISMLLQARGYEMIARYIDPIAALLVSVGIMIPSFKLARGSFFKLLDASVEEDSQLEILKQLSRHLDQFCEFKDLRTRTAGRNKFVEFKLVVPSNISFRRGHKVVRELENDIKNSIPNSEVLIRMEPCDMDCRYVVNNEKCPYLASEDIKLPV, via the coding sequence ATGATGCCGAAACATGAAGTATATATGCTGCGTGCGACTTTTGTAAGTCTTATCTGCAACATAATCTTGGTTCTTATAAAAGGCACGGCTCTTGCGGTTGTCAATTCTTTAGCGATTGCTGTTGACCTTGGCATTTCTTTCGTCGGGCTGACGGTTTCCGTCATTCTTTATTATTCGATAAAATTAGCCAACCGCCCGGCCGACTTGGTCCATAATTACGGTTACGGCAAGGTGGAGAACGTTTGTGAAGCGCTCGAGGGGATAGTGCTAATCGGTATAGCCCTGGCCATGTCTTCGCAGGCAATAACGCATTTTGTTCACCCGAAGCATGTTAATATGCCCACGGTGGGGCTGGTCTCTTCCTTTATCAACGCAACGATCAACTTCGGCGGCGCCTATTATATCATTAAGATGGCCAGGAAAAGCCATTCACCTGCCATACAAGCTGAAGGGCTTCATTACCGCCTGGAGGGTATGATTTCCGGCATAATCGCCCTTTCATTTATGATATCGATGCTGCTACAGGCGCGCGGATACGAAATGATAGCCAGATATATCGACCCTATTGCGGCGCTTCTAGTGAGCGTTGGGATAATGATACCATCGTTCAAGCTGGCTCGAGGTTCTTTTTTTAAGCTTCTGGATGCCTCGGTGGAGGAAGACAGTCAGCTTGAGATATTAAAACAGCTGAGCAGGCATCTTGATCAGTTTTGCGAATTTAAGGATCTCAGAACCCGTACTGCCGGCAGGAACAAGTTCGTTGAATTCAAACTGGTAGTTCCTTCCAATATCTCCTTCAGAAGGGGGCATAAGGTCGTGCGAGAGCTGGAGAATGATATAAAAAACAGCATACCCAACAGTGAGGTCTTGATCAGAATGGAGCCTTGTGATATGGATTGCCGGTATGTTGTGAACAATGAGAAGTGCCCCTATCTGGCATCTGAAGATATAAAACTTCCTGTCTAG
- a CDS encoding anti-sigma factor antagonist (This anti-anti-sigma factor, or anti-sigma factor antagonist, belongs to a family that includes characterized members SpoIIAA, RsbV, RsfA, and RsfB.): MKIIENICGNDLVLSLEGDFDEVTSPQVEDRVEQALSADVPNICFDMSKVDYISSAGIRVLIIAHKKALKRGKNVKMGKMSKRVSDIIEVVGILPLFSVKGDQSQ, encoded by the coding sequence ATGAAGATAATAGAGAACATATGCGGTAATGATCTTGTGCTTTCTCTCGAAGGTGATTTTGACGAGGTAACCAGCCCGCAGGTCGAAGACCGCGTTGAACAGGCTCTTTCGGCCGATGTGCCGAATATTTGTTTTGATATGTCAAAAGTAGACTATATCTCAAGCGCGGGCATCCGGGTTCTTATCATAGCTCATAAAAAGGCGCTTAAAAGAGGAAAGAACGTCAAGATGGGTAAAATGTCAAAGCGGGTCAGCGATATAATCGAAGTTGTGGGGATACTCCCGCTTTTTTCAGTAAAAGGGGACCAGTCGCAATGA